In Methylacidiphilum infernorum V4, a single window of DNA contains:
- a CDS encoding Dabb family protein, with amino-acid sequence MIHHICLLSSPKAASPEQIDNLMIETRLRLLKIPEVMNLRVGKSVNSNNSYFFFFSFDVDSLEKLELVKQTAYYYQFEKQVLSSLSALKTEYDFEMEPKKETD; translated from the coding sequence ATGATCCATCACATCTGTCTTTTGTCTTCTCCGAAAGCGGCTTCACCCGAACAAATCGATAACCTTATGATTGAAACTCGGCTCAGGCTTTTAAAGATACCCGAAGTGATGAATTTAAGGGTTGGGAAAAGCGTCAATTCGAATAACTCCTATTTTTTCTTTTTTTCATTTGATGTCGATTCTTTAGAAAAATTGGAATTGGTTAAACAAACCGCTTACTACTATCAATTTGAAAAGCAAGTCCTCTCTTCTCTTTCTGCTCTCAAGACAGAATATGATTTTGAAATGGAACCCAAGAAAGAGACCGATTAG
- a CDS encoding alpha-ketoacid dehydrogenase subunit beta — protein MATLTYRQALNEALAEELERDNSVFLIGEEVGEYEGAFKVSQGLLKKFGAERVIDTPISEAGFVGLAVGAAMYGLRPIVEFMNWSFALVAFDQIVNNAGSIRFMSGGQFSLPIVFRGPSGGGTQIGATHSHSLESWLAHVPTFTVINPAFPADAKGLLKSAIRSNNPVCFFEGERLYGIQGEVPEEKDFLLPIGKARLVTEGNDVTIVTSGFSTHVALKAIEELSKENISVELVDLRTIKPYDFDLLASSLKKTNRLVIVEEGKPFAGWGAQIAYDVQRLLFDELDAPIYRVSNLDLPNPYNGKLEQEVLPNPTRVVKAVKEVLR, from the coding sequence ATGGCTACCCTTACTTATAGACAAGCTCTTAACGAAGCATTGGCTGAGGAACTTGAAAGGGATAACTCGGTATTTCTCATTGGAGAAGAAGTAGGAGAATACGAAGGAGCCTTTAAAGTTTCCCAGGGGCTTTTAAAAAAATTCGGAGCCGAGCGGGTAATTGATACCCCCATATCAGAGGCGGGATTTGTAGGACTCGCCGTAGGAGCGGCAATGTATGGCCTGAGGCCTATTGTTGAATTCATGAATTGGAGCTTCGCATTGGTTGCTTTTGATCAAATTGTAAACAATGCAGGTTCCATTAGGTTCATGTCCGGCGGACAATTTTCTTTGCCCATTGTATTTCGAGGGCCTTCGGGTGGTGGAACTCAAATTGGAGCCACCCACTCTCATTCTTTGGAAAGCTGGCTCGCTCATGTTCCCACTTTTACGGTTATCAACCCCGCCTTCCCGGCGGATGCAAAAGGATTGTTAAAGAGCGCAATCCGATCCAATAACCCGGTTTGTTTCTTTGAAGGGGAAAGACTCTATGGAATCCAAGGGGAAGTCCCCGAAGAAAAAGATTTTCTTCTCCCCATTGGGAAAGCTCGGTTAGTCACGGAGGGTAACGATGTTACCATTGTTACAAGTGGATTTTCAACCCATGTTGCGCTCAAAGCCATTGAAGAACTTTCCAAGGAGAACATTTCTGTGGAACTCGTTGATCTACGGACAATAAAACCCTATGATTTCGATCTTTTGGCTTCTTCATTAAAAAAGACGAACAGGCTTGTCATCGTTGAAGAGGGAAAACCATTTGCCGGATGGGGGGCTCAAATAGCTTATGACGTCCAAAGGCTGCTCTTTGACGAGCTTGATGCCCCGATTTATAGAGTATCGAATTTAGATCTTCCCAATCCCTATAATGGGAAACTTGAACAAGAGGTTCTTCCGAATCCCACCCGGGTTGTTAAAGCCGTAAAAGAAGTCTTGCGCTAA
- a CDS encoding aspartate aminotransferase family protein — protein MRKEKPRSKKQSQVLSHELAQYECHNITPLSAQTSIFLSKAKGTYLWDVDGNKYLDLTAGFGVAALGHRPSRVYRSVLKQLKELWHVLGDVYPSREKVDLCRLLSEITFENWENQRGKVILGCTGADAIEAALKTAFFYTRKKKFIAFSGAYHGLSLGAIGVSGLSYFQTPYEGLYSQLATFIPYPHCFRCPWKNKGGAQGCSRCKALFLELLNNAIGKDCAAILFEPIQGRGGMIEPPEWFIPLLRKVSQERGVLLIADEIFTGLYRTAKRFGCDWAQVVPDIVCLGKSMAGGFPISACIAKEEVMDSWPENRGEAIHTSTFLGNPIGCCMALEQIKELEETNEQLCIGQKGEFLLSLLQKLADRWGCLRNPRGKGLFLGIEVVDELGQPAPALASRIMALMLEKGIIILTEGPERNVLCFTPPLTITFKQIAWVGQTLEQVMEKALKKN, from the coding sequence ATGAGAAAAGAAAAACCGCGATCAAAAAAACAATCTCAAGTTCTTTCTCATGAACTCGCTCAATACGAATGTCATAACATTACTCCTCTTTCTGCACAGACCTCCATTTTCTTGAGTAAAGCAAAGGGGACATATTTATGGGATGTTGATGGCAATAAATATCTAGATTTAACAGCCGGGTTTGGAGTGGCCGCCTTGGGGCATAGGCCTTCCCGGGTGTATCGCTCCGTTTTAAAGCAACTCAAAGAACTTTGGCATGTTTTAGGGGATGTCTATCCTTCAAGGGAGAAAGTTGATCTTTGCCGACTTCTTTCAGAGATTACTTTTGAGAACTGGGAAAATCAAAGAGGAAAAGTGATCTTGGGTTGCACGGGAGCTGATGCTATAGAAGCAGCCTTAAAGACCGCTTTTTTTTATACTCGAAAGAAGAAATTTATCGCTTTTAGCGGGGCTTACCATGGCCTTTCCCTGGGAGCTATCGGAGTGAGCGGGCTCTCTTATTTCCAAACGCCTTATGAAGGATTGTATAGCCAGTTGGCGACATTTATTCCCTATCCTCATTGTTTCCGTTGTCCTTGGAAAAATAAAGGTGGAGCTCAAGGCTGTTCCCGTTGCAAGGCTCTTTTTTTAGAGTTGTTAAACAATGCAATTGGAAAGGATTGCGCGGCTATTCTCTTTGAACCCATTCAAGGCAGGGGAGGTATGATAGAACCTCCGGAGTGGTTTATTCCCCTTTTGAGAAAAGTAAGCCAAGAAAGAGGGGTTTTGCTCATAGCGGACGAGATCTTCACGGGGCTTTATCGAACAGCCAAAAGGTTTGGATGTGATTGGGCTCAAGTTGTTCCCGATATTGTCTGCTTGGGGAAGTCGATGGCGGGTGGATTCCCTATATCCGCCTGTATAGCAAAAGAAGAGGTCATGGATAGCTGGCCGGAGAATCGAGGAGAGGCTATCCATACATCCACTTTTTTAGGTAATCCCATAGGCTGTTGTATGGCCCTCGAACAAATTAAAGAATTGGAGGAAACAAACGAGCAATTATGCATTGGGCAAAAAGGGGAATTTTTGTTATCCCTACTTCAGAAGTTGGCTGATCGATGGGGTTGCCTCAGGAACCCTCGCGGCAAAGGGTTGTTTTTGGGAATTGAAGTGGTAGATGAATTAGGCCAACCTGCCCCTGCACTGGCTTCAAGAATAATGGCTTTGATGCTTGAAAAAGGAATTATTATTCTTACAGAAGGCCCAGAGAGAAATGTTTTATGTTTTACTCCCCCTTTAACCATTACTTTTAAACAGATAGCCTGGGTTGGTCAAACCCTGGAACAGGTAATGGAAAAAGCATTGAAGAAAAACTAA
- the pdhA gene encoding pyruvate dehydrogenase (acetyl-transferring) E1 component subunit alpha produces MVEANRSLSTALLDEEISESGQLELSSETRLELYKKMVLIRRFEEKSAQSFMQAKIKGFCHLYIGQEALAVGICSSLKPEDVVITAYRDHGIALARGLSPKKCMAELYGKATGTSKGLGGSMHLFDKEKRFFGGHAIVAAQCPLAAGIAFAQKYRKEKNVTLCLLGDGAVNQGVFHESLNLVSLWKLPVVYVIENNEYAMGTEIHRSTAGLPLVKKSAAYDMAGMVTDGMDLEEVRSKVLEAVNLARNENCPVLIEARTYRFRGHSMSDPDTYRTKEEIAEAKRRDPLLLYSQKLQQLGILNPDLIARIDKEVKKIIQEAVQFAESSPEPDLSLAREACFAKEDQIEPIERPFYGFYN; encoded by the coding sequence ATGGTAGAAGCAAACAGATCCCTATCGACGGCATTACTTGATGAAGAAATCTCTGAAAGCGGACAGCTTGAATTATCTTCTGAAACAAGGCTGGAGCTTTATAAGAAAATGGTCTTGATTAGGCGCTTTGAAGAGAAATCCGCCCAATCTTTTATGCAAGCGAAAATCAAAGGATTCTGTCATCTTTATATTGGTCAAGAAGCTTTAGCGGTAGGGATCTGTTCTTCGTTAAAACCTGAGGACGTGGTGATTACAGCCTATAGGGATCACGGCATAGCCTTAGCGCGAGGGCTGTCCCCCAAAAAATGCATGGCGGAACTTTATGGAAAAGCTACGGGAACGTCCAAGGGATTGGGTGGTTCCATGCATCTTTTTGACAAAGAAAAAAGGTTTTTCGGTGGACATGCGATCGTTGCTGCCCAATGCCCTCTAGCCGCAGGCATAGCCTTCGCTCAAAAGTATCGAAAAGAAAAAAATGTAACCCTTTGTCTTCTTGGAGATGGAGCGGTCAATCAAGGGGTGTTTCATGAATCTTTGAATCTTGTTTCCCTATGGAAACTTCCCGTAGTATACGTCATTGAAAATAATGAATATGCCATGGGTACGGAAATTCATAGGTCAACTGCGGGCCTGCCCCTGGTAAAGAAATCCGCTGCTTATGATATGGCAGGAATGGTTACCGATGGAATGGATTTAGAAGAAGTCAGAAGCAAGGTCCTTGAAGCGGTCAACCTTGCCCGAAATGAAAATTGTCCCGTTTTAATTGAAGCGAGAACTTACCGATTCAGAGGGCATTCGATGTCAGATCCTGATACTTATCGGACAAAAGAGGAAATTGCAGAAGCCAAAAGAAGAGATCCTCTACTTCTTTACAGCCAAAAGCTTCAGCAACTCGGCATTCTGAATCCTGATCTCATAGCCCGCATAGATAAAGAAGTAAAGAAAATCATTCAAGAAGCCGTCCAATTTGCAGAGTCTAGTCCCGAACCCGATCTTTCTCTTGCCAGGGAAGCTTGTTTTGCAAAAGAAGATCAGATTGAACCTATAGAAAGACCTTTTTATGGGTTTTATAATTAG
- a CDS encoding bactofilin family protein produces MEKALFEKEEDKQKEKPILTQKTALLNEQKKDSQAEQPADKQGNILAYETRLSGLLAFQKQLVLNGVFEGEIYSKEGTLIIGQKAVVRAKVEVDNILIYGQFSGNICVSNLTELKVGSEVVGDVKTKKLRVEEGATLVGKCECIARP; encoded by the coding sequence ATGGAAAAAGCTCTTTTTGAAAAAGAAGAAGATAAACAAAAAGAGAAGCCTATTTTAACTCAAAAAACAGCTTTATTGAACGAACAAAAAAAAGATTCTCAAGCTGAACAGCCAGCGGATAAACAGGGGAATATTCTGGCGTATGAAACCCGACTTTCCGGCCTGTTAGCGTTTCAAAAGCAATTAGTTCTAAACGGTGTTTTCGAAGGGGAAATCTATTCAAAAGAGGGTACGCTTATTATTGGACAAAAAGCCGTGGTTCGCGCCAAAGTCGAGGTAGACAATATTCTTATTTATGGGCAGTTTTCCGGTAATATTTGTGTTTCGAATTTGACTGAACTGAAAGTCGGTTCGGAAGTCGTAGGAGATGTTAAAACAAAAAAGCTAAGGGTGGAGGAGGGCGCTACCCTTGTAGGCAAATGTGAATGTATCGCTCGACCCTAA
- a CDS encoding tetratricopeptide repeat protein, which produces MPDHNKKLKALWLKIEFFFHLVAILWVGIFLFFPFCIDKGQCRTKSIHSGQQKRAEGVSTPQDWFLEAYVLTREGDGFFVSKNYPEAEKKYKIAYSLLGSIKSNYPDWESAIVRYRTKYVKEKLDHLMRLSAQNNGVKKKYPEEDSLENDTLAPLISPQQSVDLQELQALKNKIAELSVQLEALRKEKEALLQTLPYNQPRSKMEASKMGPAENHPFRGMTTKEISQLPEVKDQNKNKQNLTHQLEKALTEAKKTAQLLREENDRLKKELQEIQSTFQNPRERTPKAEYGQLAILARENEVLKKTVSELLDKQKRILQEKEALSQQLTKANDLLAFVGEKEQPGLDNTAQKASPLTQHREHHSFSFQHEKSSPSQLTTAVRKGSILDEMHELFDRGARLYSERRYDEAYEIYKKVLELDPSNGIGWLNLGLVAMAKERNSEASIYLKKAVEYLPRDPMPYALLGQLYFQSGAYTAATDVVEKAVKLDPQNAKLRKELGEIYKARGLEILAARELKKAIELNPYDGMAHFDLALVYISCKPPLLAQAKQHYKNALSLGIPKDERLEQKMGYSSSQR; this is translated from the coding sequence ATGCCAGATCATAATAAAAAGCTTAAAGCCTTGTGGCTTAAGATCGAATTTTTTTTTCATCTTGTTGCTATTCTTTGGGTTGGGATTTTTCTCTTTTTTCCCTTTTGCATAGATAAGGGTCAATGCAGGACAAAAAGCATCCATTCCGGACAACAAAAAAGGGCAGAGGGAGTATCAACCCCCCAGGACTGGTTTTTAGAAGCTTACGTGTTGACTAGAGAAGGGGATGGTTTTTTTGTTTCAAAAAATTACCCGGAAGCCGAGAAAAAGTATAAAATTGCTTACAGTCTTCTCGGGAGCATAAAAAGTAATTATCCTGACTGGGAATCGGCCATAGTTCGTTACCGGACTAAATATGTCAAGGAAAAGCTGGATCATCTCATGCGTTTAAGTGCTCAGAATAACGGTGTAAAAAAAAAGTATCCAGAGGAGGATTCCCTAGAGAACGACACCTTGGCTCCCCTCATAAGTCCCCAACAATCGGTGGATCTTCAAGAATTGCAAGCTCTCAAAAACAAAATAGCGGAATTGTCCGTTCAACTAGAGGCGCTAAGAAAAGAAAAAGAGGCTCTATTGCAAACTCTCCCGTACAATCAGCCCAGGTCGAAAATGGAAGCATCAAAAATGGGACCGGCCGAAAACCATCCCTTCCGAGGGATGACCACCAAGGAAATCTCCCAACTGCCCGAAGTCAAGGATCAAAACAAAAATAAGCAGAATCTGACTCATCAATTGGAAAAGGCGCTTACCGAAGCAAAGAAAACAGCACAACTCCTCAGAGAAGAAAATGATCGCCTGAAGAAAGAACTTCAAGAAATTCAAAGTACATTTCAAAATCCCAGGGAACGCACGCCAAAGGCTGAATACGGACAGCTGGCCATACTGGCTAGGGAAAATGAAGTGCTAAAAAAGACGGTTTCTGAGCTCCTTGACAAACAAAAACGGATTTTACAAGAAAAGGAGGCTTTGAGTCAACAATTGACAAAAGCCAACGACTTGTTGGCTTTTGTTGGAGAGAAAGAACAGCCAGGGCTTGATAATACGGCTCAAAAGGCTTCTCCTTTAACCCAACATAGAGAGCACCATTCGTTTTCTTTTCAGCATGAGAAATCTTCCCCAAGCCAGCTCACAACGGCCGTGCGAAAAGGATCTATTCTTGATGAAATGCACGAACTCTTTGATCGGGGAGCCAGACTTTACAGCGAAAGAAGGTACGACGAGGCTTACGAGATTTACAAGAAGGTCTTGGAGCTTGATCCATCGAATGGAATAGGTTGGCTTAATTTAGGTCTTGTAGCGATGGCAAAAGAAAGAAATTCTGAAGCTTCTATTTATTTAAAAAAAGCTGTTGAATATCTTCCCAGGGATCCCATGCCTTATGCTCTTTTAGGTCAGCTCTATTTTCAGAGCGGGGCCTATACAGCGGCAACGGATGTTGTAGAAAAAGCCGTTAAATTAGATCCTCAAAATGCCAAGTTAAGAAAGGAATTGGGAGAAATATATAAGGCAAGAGGATTAGAGATACTTGCTGCAAGAGAGTTAAAAAAAGCTATAGAATTAAATCCTTATGATGGAATGGCTCATTTTGATCTAGCCCTGGTTTACATTTCTTGTAAACCTCCCCTGTTAGCCCAGGCTAAACAGCATTATAAAAATGCCCTTTCTTTAGGTATTCCTAAAGATGAACGCCTCGAGCAAAAAATGGGTTATTCCTCTTCTCAAAGATGA